Proteins encoded by one window of Panicum virgatum strain AP13 chromosome 7N, P.virgatum_v5, whole genome shotgun sequence:
- the LOC120681592 gene encoding probable flavin-containing monooxygenase 1, with protein sequence MDPTTKRVAIVGAGISGLATCKHALAKGFRPVVFEADEGHGGAWRHTLASTRLQTPAPSYRFSDFPWPPGASTAEELFPRHDQVVAYLDAYARRFGVLECVRFGSTVLRAEYAGAPEEQVAAWERWAGNGEAFGDGTGEWLLTVQHRGSEATQMYRFDFLILCLGKFSGVANTPAFPPNRGPEVFRGQVLHSMDYSRMAAAAAAELIRGKRVAVVGSGKSAYDTVAECADVNGARFPCTMVCRSPVWMVNGGFVWGVSIGHLFLNRLAELMVPHKPGEGLALTLLAMMLSPLRWVISKLTEAYFKARIPMREHGMVPDWSFAWTVSACRLGVLPDRFYDRVAEGSVAIRRARSVSFCADGLVLGEDDAGERVEADVVVLATGFRGADKLRGIFASPRFREMVAGGPDNPAPLYRQCVHPRIPQMAVIGYSNNSSTMFACEMMAKWVAHLLDGAFRLPGVARMERSVAEWGEYVKRHAFVDGEGPCISAANTWYNDELCRDMGYNPRRKKGILAEWLQPYGPADYAGIL encoded by the exons gcgtggaggCACACGCTGGCCTCCACGCGGCTGCAGACGCCGGCGCCCAGCTACCGGTTCTCGGACTTCCCCTGGCCGCCGGGTGCGTCCACCGCCGAAGAGTTGTTCCCGCGCCACGACCAGGTGGTGGCCTACCTCGACGCCTACGCGCGCCGCTTCGGCGTCCTGGAGTGCGTCCGGTTCGGCAGCACGGTGCTCCGCGCCGAGTACGCCGGGGCGCCGGAGGAGCAGGTCGCCGCGTGGGAGCGGTGGGCGGGCAACGGCGAGGCCTTCGGCGACGGCACCGGCGAGTGGCTGCTCACCGTGCAGCACCGTGGATCGGAGGCTACGCAG ATGTACAGGTTTGACTTCCTGATACTGTGCCTCGGCAAGTTCAGCGGAGTGGCGAACACTCCGGCGTTCCCGCCGAACCGAGGCCCCGAGGTGTTCCGGGGGCAGGTGCTCCACTCCATGGACTACTCGCgcatggccgccgctgccgccgccgagctgatCAGAGGCAAGCGCGTCGCCGTGGTGGGCTCCGGCAAGTCGGCCTACGACACGGTCGCGGAGTGCGCCGACGTGAACGGCGCCAGGTTCCCGTGCACCATGGTCTGCCGGAGCCCGGTGTGGATGGTGAACGGCGGCTTCGTGTGGGGCGTCAGCATCGGGCACCTCTTCCTGAACCGGCTGGCCGAGCTGATGGTGCCTCACAAgcccggcgaggggctcgcgCTGACCCTCCTCGCCATGATGCTCTCTCCTCTG AGATGGGTGATCTCCAAGCTGACCGAGGCCTACTTCAAGGCGCGCATCCCGATGCGGGAGCACGGGATGGTGCCGGACTGGAGCTTCGCGTGGACCGTCTCGGCGTGCCGCCTCGGCGTCCTGCCGGACAGGTTCTACGACAGGGTGGCGGAGGGCAGCGTCGCGATCAGGAGGGCCAGGTCCGTGAGCTTCTGCGCGGACGGGCTGGTGCTGGGCGAGGACGACGCCGGGGAGCGCGTCGAGGCGGACGTCGTCGTGCTCGCCACCGGCTTCCGCGGCGCCGACAAGCTGAGGGGGATCTTCGCCTCGCCGAGGTTCAGGGAGATGGTGGCGGGCGGTCCGGACAACCCGGCTCCTCTCTACAG GCAGTGCGTGCACCCGCGGATCCCGCAGATGGCGGTCATCGGCTACTCGAACAACTCGTCGACCATGTTCGCCTGCGAGATGATGGCCAAGTGGGTGGCGCACCTCCTCGACGGCGCCTTCCGGCTGCCCGGCGTCGCGCGGATGGAGAGGAGCGTGGCGGAGTGGGGCGAGTACGTCAAGAGGCACGCCttcgtcgacggcgagggccCGTGCATCAGCGCCGCCAATACCTGGTACAACGACGAGCTCTGCCGGGACATGGGCTACAATCCTCGGAGGAAGAAGGGCATCCTTGCCGAGTGGCTGCAACCCTACGGGCCGGCTGACTATGCCGGCATTCTCTGA